A genome region from Aulosira sp. FACHB-615 includes the following:
- the hmpF gene encoding pilus motility taxis protein HmpF codes for MLYLAEVQKQKGGLLSGGSKTELKLLACQRTDQNWSTVSEEVITAEEASKLNDGALVLVELNPNRQVQRIQEAGRPLVNILQNFSRQLEKFKLKEDEIDQWKQSLTFQAQEMNRREMEMEARLEQLQQLEDDCQRLDEQKQEIDSSREEIEKLQAEIERNRQELEGAWEHLRGEQRRLEERQAEFKQGNVLDEEQSRVMSDLLNRLSSRFAPTETVREHLHLAFELIEQQQATLNPHWEKLEQQKTLANQQQEEVERLAQTVSDRQNEWQQAHNSLEQQTAQLKINLATITSKQEYARIVKEQLQSQDDLYQKINSLSASSGDISGNKIDIEALEKMPLDELQKIVQDLAKKLEIDSSFVQEQEQELQYKQADITELENKLTQASDQDHINLEMELADEKDHYQMLNKTLEGQRRSLLQRDKALKQHQNVLLRRQGQPVPNVEEENTIDFAPILLQIDGQRQQQSQVLQQLEQEIEQMRSAIELDQGMIDNQNHDLSQKQQEIKNLEANLQSLRTAVAESWARVNLYQEALRPIQDSLDGLRQKLQGINDSLAQVQEVSDYQLQTISEMRQTLQNMTSQPELIAS; via the coding sequence GTGCTGTATTTAGCAGAAGTACAAAAGCAGAAGGGCGGCTTACTTAGTGGTGGTTCTAAAACCGAACTAAAACTGCTAGCTTGTCAGCGAACCGACCAGAATTGGAGTACTGTGTCGGAAGAGGTGATTACCGCAGAAGAAGCCAGCAAATTAAACGATGGTGCATTAGTGCTAGTTGAACTGAATCCGAATCGCCAAGTGCAAAGGATTCAAGAAGCGGGACGGCCATTGGTCAATATATTGCAAAATTTTTCGCGGCAGCTAGAAAAATTTAAACTCAAGGAAGATGAGATTGATCAGTGGAAGCAGTCGCTAACATTTCAGGCGCAGGAAATGAATCGCCGCGAAATGGAAATGGAAGCACGCTTAGAACAGTTGCAACAACTGGAAGATGACTGTCAACGTCTAGATGAGCAGAAACAGGAAATTGACTCATCCCGTGAGGAAATTGAAAAGTTACAAGCGGAAATTGAGCGAAACCGCCAAGAATTAGAAGGTGCTTGGGAGCATCTACGCGGTGAACAGCGTCGCTTAGAAGAACGACAAGCCGAGTTCAAACAAGGTAATGTTTTAGATGAAGAACAAAGTCGGGTGATGAGTGATTTATTGAATCGCTTATCTAGCCGATTTGCTCCGACAGAAACTGTCAGAGAACATCTGCATTTAGCGTTTGAATTAATTGAACAGCAGCAAGCAACTTTAAATCCCCATTGGGAAAAGTTAGAACAGCAAAAAACATTAGCCAACCAACAGCAAGAAGAAGTTGAGCGTCTGGCACAAACTGTCAGCGATCGCCAAAACGAATGGCAACAAGCACATAATTCTTTAGAACAGCAAACGGCTCAATTAAAAATTAACTTAGCTACCATTACCAGTAAGCAAGAATATGCTCGGATAGTCAAAGAGCAGTTGCAATCTCAAGACGATTTATATCAAAAAATTAATTCTCTATCTGCTAGTTCTGGTGATATTTCTGGCAATAAAATTGATATAGAAGCATTAGAAAAAATGCCGTTAGATGAACTACAAAAAATAGTTCAAGATTTAGCGAAAAAATTAGAAATTGACTCTAGCTTTGTCCAAGAACAAGAACAAGAACTGCAATATAAACAAGCAGATATTACTGAATTAGAAAATAAACTCACTCAAGCTTCTGACCAGGATCATATCAATTTAGAAATGGAACTGGCAGATGAAAAAGACCATTATCAAATGCTCAATAAAACTTTAGAAGGTCAACGCCGGAGTTTATTGCAGCGTGATAAGGCTCTGAAGCAACATCAAAATGTATTACTCCGCCGCCAAGGACAACCAGTCCCCAACGTCGAAGAAGAAAACACAATTGATTTTGCGCCAATTTTGTTGCAAATTGATGGCCAGCGACAACAACAATCCCAGGTATTACAACAACTGGAACAAGAAATTGAGCAGATGCGGTCTGCAATTGAGCTTGACCAAGGGATGATTGATAACCAAAATCATGACTTGTCCCAAAAACAACAAGAAATCAAAAATCTCGAAGCTAATTTACAATCTTTGCGAACAGCAGTGGCTGAATCCTGGGCGCGAGTGAATTTATATCAAGAAGCCTTACGACCAATTCAAGATTCTTTGGATGGTTTGCGCCAAAAACTGCAAGGAATTAATGATTCATTGGCGCAAGTCCAAGAAGTAAGTGATTATCAACTACAAACTATTAGTGAAATGCGTCAGACTTTGCAAAATATGACATCTCAGCCGGAATTAATCGCGTCTTGA
- a CDS encoding NAD-dependent epimerase/dehydratase family protein produces the protein MKVFVTGGSGFVGRCMIQMLRDRQEEVIALARSEQAAKQVTQLGAKAVRGDLLDEQAMTLGMQGCDIVFHIAGFLSIWGKYQAFYETNVIGTECTLAAAQAANVSCFVQIGAAASVFDHQSLSEIDESYPLQQPKFSPYIATKSLAEQRVIAANRPGFRTAVVRPSWIWGNGDHVLPQLVTAVKTGQFIWIDQGNYSYMTTHVMNVCYGAILAAERSPGGQAYFLSDGDVVQFRRWITTLLQIAGVKPGSLSIPRWVAWNIAGFMEAIWRITRRTGIPPITRTMVRLIGQELTFTDRKAQEELGYTPIVTRDSGLAELADLYHSH, from the coding sequence ATGAAAGTTTTTGTCACAGGTGGTTCTGGGTTTGTCGGTCGCTGTATGATTCAGATGTTGCGCGATCGCCAAGAGGAGGTTATTGCTTTAGCTCGATCCGAACAAGCTGCCAAGCAAGTAACTCAATTGGGTGCTAAGGCAGTTCGCGGCGATTTGCTGGACGAACAAGCCATGACTCTAGGAATGCAAGGTTGTGACATTGTGTTCCATATTGCAGGTTTCTTAAGCATTTGGGGGAAATATCAAGCCTTCTACGAAACCAATGTTATTGGGACTGAGTGTACATTGGCTGCCGCACAAGCAGCAAATGTCTCTTGCTTTGTTCAAATTGGTGCTGCGGCTTCCGTGTTCGATCATCAGTCTTTATCTGAGATTGATGAATCTTATCCACTTCAGCAACCTAAATTTTCTCCATACATTGCCACTAAAAGCCTTGCAGAACAAAGAGTTATTGCAGCAAACCGACCTGGATTCAGAACCGCCGTAGTGCGTCCGTCGTGGATTTGGGGTAATGGGGATCACGTACTGCCTCAACTCGTAACGGCAGTAAAAACTGGACAATTCATTTGGATTGATCAGGGCAACTATTCATATATGACAACTCATGTGATGAATGTCTGTTATGGGGCAATTCTAGCAGCAGAACGGAGTCCCGGTGGACAAGCTTACTTCCTAAGCGATGGCGATGTCGTACAGTTTCGCAGATGGATCACAACATTGCTACAAATTGCTGGAGTCAAACCGGGGAGCTTAAGCATTCCGAGATGGGTTGCATGGAATATCGCTGGATTCATGGAAGCGATTTGGAGAATAACGAGGCGTACAGGTATTCCGCCGATTACTCGTACAATGGTTCGGCTGATTGGGCAGGAATTGACCTTTACAGATCGTAAAGCACAAGAAGAACTCGGTTACACTCCGATTGTGACTCGTGATTCTGGATTAGCAGAACTTGCAGACCTCTATCATTCACATTAG
- a CDS encoding response regulator, translated as MQGNLNEIDIRSILQLIELGQRTGQLLVEAGFHKQDHLNLDETIRHRHSKNPRKQSWFVFFLNGQIIYCQAGDSNLSRIDDYLRHYRVETGLDQKHNTSLATQNVPEYGYLWTLLERNIISPKIAHSIIQRLVQETLFDLLSLHQGNFIFRQGAALAPQLTSLEIAPLVARITKQVQEWKRLYPQIQSPEQLPVLVDTVELRSSLPEATVNKLQHWADGKTSLRQLARYLNRDLLTIAKAIYPYVQQGWLQLVDAATNHFQTSIPESGEENHRPRIVCIDDTTTICEAVESILKLHGYEAIALTQPLEALGLVFQLRPDLILCDIAMPELDGYEICSMLRHSTAFRLVPIIMLTGKDGFIDRVRARMVGATDYLTKPFDDSELLMLMEKYVNYKSFMGTPKK; from the coding sequence ATGCAGGGAAATTTGAATGAAATTGATATTCGCAGTATTTTGCAATTGATTGAGTTAGGCCAGCGAACTGGGCAACTTTTAGTGGAAGCTGGCTTTCACAAGCAAGATCATCTCAACCTAGATGAGACAATCAGACATCGCCATAGCAAAAATCCCAGAAAACAATCATGGTTTGTCTTTTTTCTCAATGGTCAAATTATCTATTGTCAAGCGGGCGATAGTAATTTATCGCGGATTGACGATTATTTACGCCATTACCGAGTTGAGACAGGACTAGATCAAAAGCACAATACATCACTAGCCACCCAAAATGTCCCAGAGTATGGATATTTATGGACATTATTAGAGCGAAATATAATTAGCCCCAAGATAGCTCACAGTATTATTCAGCGCCTCGTACAAGAAACTCTGTTTGATTTGTTGAGTTTACACCAAGGTAATTTTATTTTTCGTCAAGGGGCAGCCCTCGCACCACAACTCACAAGTTTAGAAATTGCGCCCTTGGTCGCCAGAATTACCAAACAAGTCCAGGAATGGAAGCGCCTATACCCACAAATTCAATCACCGGAGCAATTACCAGTATTAGTTGATACAGTAGAATTGCGATCCTCCCTACCAGAAGCAACAGTGAATAAACTACAGCATTGGGCGGATGGCAAAACATCGCTGCGACAACTAGCGCGTTACCTGAATCGAGATTTATTGACAATTGCGAAGGCGATATATCCTTATGTGCAGCAAGGTTGGTTACAACTAGTGGATGCAGCGACAAATCATTTCCAGACATCGATACCAGAGTCAGGGGAAGAAAACCATCGTCCGAGGATTGTTTGCATTGATGATACAACGACGATTTGTGAGGCTGTGGAGTCAATTTTAAAGTTACATGGTTATGAAGCGATCGCCCTAACTCAGCCCTTAGAAGCCCTGGGACTAGTATTTCAACTCCGACCAGATTTAATTTTATGTGACATCGCTATGCCAGAACTTGATGGTTACGAGATTTGCAGTATGCTGCGTCATTCGACAGCATTTCGCTTAGTACCAATTATTATGCTCACCGGCAAAGATGGCTTTATCGATCGCGTCAGAGCCAGAATGGTGGGAGCGACAGACTATCTCACAAAACCATTTGATGATTCAGAATTACTTATGCTTATGGAGAAATATGTTAATTACAAGTCTTTTATGGGAACACCAAAGAAATAG
- the ccsB gene encoding c-type cytochrome biogenesis protein CcsB, with the protein MNLVGLQNWLDNASFAVLFLTMLVYWGGAAFPKLPALGALGTAGMAIANLCIATLLGARWIEAGYFPLSNLYESLFFLTWGITAVHLIAENGTRSRLVGVFTTPVAMGITAFAALTLPSTMQAAEPLVPALKSNWLMMHVSVMMLSYSALMVGSILAIAFLVVTRGQKIELQGSSVGTGGYRSNGYRLHKAGELVTQPATNLAENNGSARRFETNTNNGNTAVLNLVTTAPSEATATAAVLSPQRLSLADTLDNISYRIIGLGFPLLTIGIIAGGVWANEAWGSYWSWDPKETWALITWLVFAAYLHARITRGWQGRRPAILAASGFVVVWICYLGVNLLGKGLHSYGWFF; encoded by the coding sequence ATGAATCTGGTTGGACTCCAGAACTGGCTAGATAATGCCTCCTTTGCGGTGTTATTCCTCACCATGTTGGTTTACTGGGGAGGTGCAGCTTTTCCCAAGCTACCAGCATTGGGCGCTTTAGGAACAGCTGGAATGGCGATCGCTAATTTGTGTATCGCCACCCTTTTAGGCGCAAGATGGATAGAAGCAGGTTATTTTCCCCTGAGTAACTTGTATGAATCACTGTTCTTTTTGACTTGGGGAATTACAGCAGTTCATTTAATTGCGGAAAATGGCACCCGAAGCCGCTTAGTGGGGGTTTTTACTACACCTGTGGCAATGGGGATAACTGCCTTTGCGGCCTTGACTTTACCCTCAACAATGCAAGCAGCAGAACCATTAGTGCCTGCATTAAAGTCTAACTGGCTGATGATGCACGTTAGCGTGATGATGTTGAGCTACTCTGCATTAATGGTAGGTTCAATATTAGCGATCGCTTTTCTGGTTGTAACACGCGGTCAAAAAATCGAGTTACAAGGTAGTTCTGTTGGTACTGGTGGCTACCGCAGTAATGGTTATCGCCTACACAAAGCCGGTGAATTAGTTACTCAACCAGCAACAAATCTAGCTGAAAATAACGGTTCTGCTCGTCGGTTTGAAACCAATACTAACAACGGTAACACCGCCGTTTTAAACTTGGTCACAACTGCACCATCAGAAGCTACAGCAACCGCCGCAGTTCTTTCACCCCAGCGTCTCAGTCTTGCCGACACCCTAGATAATATTAGCTATCGCATCATTGGCTTAGGCTTTCCCCTGCTGACAATTGGGATTATCGCTGGCGGAGTTTGGGCGAATGAAGCTTGGGGTTCTTACTGGAGTTGGGACCCGAAAGAAACTTGGGCGTTAATTACTTGGTTAGTTTTTGCAGCTTACCTCCACGCTAGAATTACCCGTGGTTGGCAAGGTCGTCGCCCCGCAATTTTAGCCGCCAGTGGCTTTGTTGTCGTTTGGATTTGTTATCTGGGTGTGAATCTTTTAGGCAAAGGTTTACATTCGTACGGTTGGTTTTTTTAA
- a CDS encoding tyrosine-protein kinase domain-containing protein → MTPPIVKRYLIAFEKYKWIGLAGFGLVVVGSTVVAVQPDPPISYIANAALTYNRPPVSFSLTGNEIQQQGQDLSEGALLSDQIIEAVATKVNVKPKTLGTNVALKLPEKAAKAGEAVSTVIDLKYKDTDPKRAQEVLQELMQAMIKLSGEINTGRLRAIIQKIEERIPQAKAELQTAEKRLEQYDRRERPAILSAENGSLLAAITNSQNQQRQIQLNIAGIDAQILSLRTKLGLDVNQAYVSSALSADPILTNLRTQLYQTESQIALLRKDLRPEHPTMIQLYRQKEATEQLIQQRANEVIGGGGAAAPLAGNISGIRAQSNLDPARQGLANQMVTLQTQRDTLQQQLAQQIREEVRLRQEYSLIPNKQLERSRLEQEVALKKAVYDQMQAKLTDSKTAEAETVSSLTIARSPLIIPEPTKAKSVPATLGVGGFLGLLVGGGVIFLLGALEGTFKTQEDIRDSLKQREVVLLGEIPLMSVENLPPDTVPVVFSPDSPYLEFYEKFRSNLRRLAGKDVKILLIASTGAQEGKTVSAYNLGVACARAGKRTLIIETDLRSPSRAASLKVNLDPDATIEPLRYYASLSDCIRLVPDIENLYIIPSPGPVRQSPAIIESSEMRRLMEDARERYDLVILDTSPLSYSNDPLLIQPYSDGIVMVARPNYTQESLLGEAIDQLQEAELGLLGVIINGADIEVALPETKEPLPTSASESATVEEVDQVSVG, encoded by the coding sequence ATGACCCCACCAATTGTTAAACGCTATCTAATTGCCTTCGAGAAGTACAAGTGGATTGGACTAGCTGGTTTTGGGCTAGTGGTTGTCGGGTCAACAGTGGTGGCGGTACAACCAGATCCACCAATAAGTTACATAGCAAATGCAGCACTGACTTATAATCGTCCACCGGTTTCATTTTCGCTGACGGGAAATGAAATCCAGCAGCAAGGACAAGACTTAAGTGAGGGGGCTTTACTGTCAGATCAAATTATTGAAGCAGTTGCAACCAAGGTTAATGTTAAGCCCAAAACTCTTGGTACAAATGTGGCTTTGAAGTTACCCGAAAAAGCTGCTAAGGCGGGAGAAGCTGTATCGACAGTGATTGATCTGAAATATAAAGATACTGATCCGAAACGCGCTCAAGAGGTGCTTCAGGAATTGATGCAAGCAATGATCAAGCTGAGTGGCGAGATTAATACAGGGCGATTAAGAGCAATTATTCAAAAAATTGAAGAACGCATACCCCAGGCGAAAGCAGAATTACAAACGGCGGAGAAAAGATTAGAACAATACGATCGCCGGGAGCGTCCAGCAATATTATCAGCAGAAAATGGTAGTTTATTAGCAGCAATTACTAACAGTCAAAATCAACAGCGACAGATTCAATTAAATATTGCGGGGATTGACGCTCAAATTCTCAGTTTACGCACCAAGTTAGGTTTAGATGTCAATCAAGCTTATGTTTCCTCAGCTTTGAGTGCTGACCCAATTTTGACCAATTTGCGAACACAGCTATATCAAACAGAATCGCAAATCGCTTTGCTGCGGAAAGATTTACGCCCTGAACATCCAACGATGATTCAGTTGTATCGCCAAAAAGAAGCCACTGAACAATTAATCCAACAACGTGCTAATGAAGTGATTGGTGGCGGTGGCGCGGCTGCACCGTTGGCGGGAAATATTTCCGGGATTCGCGCTCAAAGTAATTTAGACCCAGCCAGACAAGGGTTAGCGAATCAAATGGTGACTTTGCAAACCCAACGCGATACTCTACAACAACAGTTGGCACAGCAAATCCGCGAGGAAGTCAGACTCAGGCAGGAGTATTCTTTAATACCCAACAAACAATTAGAGCGATCGCGCTTAGAACAGGAAGTTGCCTTGAAAAAAGCGGTTTATGACCAAATGCAAGCCAAACTTACTGATTCTAAAACCGCCGAGGCAGAAACTGTTAGTAGCTTAACTATTGCCCGCTCACCATTGATTATTCCCGAACCCACGAAAGCCAAAAGCGTACCAGCTACTCTAGGGGTTGGTGGTTTCTTGGGCTTGTTGGTGGGTGGTGGTGTGATATTTTTACTGGGTGCTTTAGAAGGGACATTCAAAACTCAAGAAGATATCCGCGACAGCCTCAAACAACGAGAGGTGGTGTTACTGGGCGAAATACCTTTAATGTCAGTGGAGAATTTACCTCCAGACACAGTACCAGTAGTATTTTCACCCGATTCGCCCTATTTAGAGTTTTATGAAAAATTCCGCAGTAATTTACGCCGTTTGGCTGGTAAAGATGTAAAAATACTCCTCATTGCTAGTACTGGCGCTCAAGAAGGCAAAACCGTGAGTGCTTACAATTTGGGTGTGGCTTGCGCTCGTGCGGGGAAACGTACTTTGATTATTGAAACTGATTTGCGATCGCCTTCGCGAGCTGCATCCCTAAAAGTTAATCTCGACCCCGACGCGACTATTGAACCTTTGCGTTACTATGCCAGCTTGAGTGATTGTATTCGCTTAGTACCAGATATAGAAAATTTATACATTATTCCTAGTCCTGGCCCTGTTCGTCAATCTCCAGCTATCATCGAATCTAGCGAAATGCGGCGGCTGATGGAAGATGCCCGTGAGCGTTATGATTTAGTGATTTTAGATACTAGTCCTTTAAGTTATTCCAATGATCCTTTGTTGATTCAACCCTACAGTGATGGTATAGTCATGGTCGCCCGACCGAACTATACACAAGAAAGTTTGTTAGGTGAAGCAATCGATCAATTACAAGAAGCTGAATTGGGGCTACTGGGTGTGATTATCAATGGTGCTGATATTGAAGTTGCTTTACCAGAAACGAAAGAACCATTACCAACCTCTGCATCAGAATCAGCAACTGTGGAAGAAGTTGACCAAGTTTCCGTAGGGTAA
- the tilS gene encoding tRNA lysidine(34) synthetase TilS: MVWTPLHAKIHRTIKSRYLFKHQERLLVAVSGGQDSLCLIKLLLDLQPKWSWHIGIAHCDHRWRDDSQANANHVENLAKNWGVDFYLETAKEPVNSEAAARDWRYQVLNAIAQKYNYQYIVTGHTASDRAETLLYNLMRGTGADGLQALTWQRPLSEKVVLIRPLLEITRQQTGQFCQDFQLPIWEDSTNQDIEYSRNRIRQELIPYLQTNFNPKVESALAQTAELLQADVAYLEQAAQQLREAATMGSREWGVGSGDIVKLNRRVLQKAPIALQRRVMRQILLKILPDAPNFEHIEKLTALIIAPNRSQTDPFPGGAIAQVQGDWILIKYEA; the protein is encoded by the coding sequence ATGGTATGGACTCCCTTACACGCCAAAATTCATCGCACAATTAAATCGCGTTATTTATTTAAACATCAGGAACGGCTATTAGTCGCGGTTTCTGGTGGACAAGATTCTCTATGTTTAATTAAATTACTCTTAGATTTACAACCTAAATGGTCATGGCATATCGGTATTGCTCATTGCGATCATCGCTGGCGGGATGATTCACAAGCAAATGCGAATCATGTAGAAAATTTGGCGAAAAATTGGGGTGTGGATTTTTATTTAGAAACTGCCAAAGAACCTGTAAATAGTGAAGCGGCGGCGCGTGATTGGCGATATCAAGTTTTAAATGCGATCGCCCAAAAATATAATTACCAATATATCGTCACTGGACACACAGCCAGCGATCGCGCTGAAACCCTGCTGTACAATTTAATGCGTGGTACTGGCGCTGATGGTTTACAAGCTTTAACTTGGCAACGTCCGTTATCAGAAAAAGTTGTTTTAATTCGTCCACTATTGGAAATTACTCGTCAACAAACAGGGCAATTTTGCCAAGATTTTCAATTACCTATTTGGGAAGATTCTACCAATCAAGATATCGAATATTCACGCAATCGCATCCGCCAAGAATTAATTCCCTATTTACAAACCAACTTTAACCCCAAAGTCGAATCAGCTTTAGCCCAAACAGCAGAACTTTTGCAAGCGGATGTCGCGTATTTAGAACAAGCAGCCCAGCAATTACGGGAAGCAGCCACTATGGGGAGTAGGGAGTGGGGAGTGGGGAGTGGGGATATTGTAAAACTTAATCGTCGCGTATTACAGAAAGCACCAATAGCTTTACAACGGCGGGTGATGCGACAGATATTATTAAAAATCTTACCCGACGCACCTAATTTTGAGCATATTGAAAAATTAACGGCTTTAATTATCGCCCCGAACCGTTCCCAAACCGATCCCTTTCCTGGTGGTGCGATCGCTCAAGTCCAAGGCGATTGGATTTTGATAAAGTATGAAGCGTGA
- a CDS encoding chemotaxis protein CheW, with product MVSKPDFLGGTGQDHFRPELQVESPEGELHLRFYIPSHQEFALPATGIREVLELSPDRITPIPNASPLLLGTLNLRGRVIWVADLGQFLGEGTALNTDRAEIPVIAIEEQETIVGLAVDEVGGMDWLDVQHLMPPTNLPDTMAPFLRGEWSLGAKSNQFLRLLDQTAIVRSARWAG from the coding sequence ATGGTGAGCAAACCGGACTTTTTAGGTGGCACTGGTCAAGACCACTTCCGCCCAGAATTACAAGTAGAAAGTCCTGAAGGTGAGTTACATTTGCGTTTTTATATTCCCTCGCATCAGGAGTTTGCCCTACCAGCGACTGGTATTCGAGAAGTCTTAGAATTAAGCCCTGATAGAATTACCCCAATTCCTAATGCTTCTCCTTTACTTTTGGGTACTCTAAATTTACGAGGTCGAGTAATTTGGGTGGCAGATTTGGGTCAATTTCTGGGCGAAGGTACTGCGCTAAATACTGATAGAGCAGAAATTCCAGTAATTGCTATTGAGGAGCAGGAAACAATAGTCGGTTTAGCAGTCGATGAAGTCGGCGGTATGGATTGGCTAGATGTACAACATCTGATGCCACCAACAAATCTACCAGATACGATGGCTCCCTTTTTACGTGGCGAGTGGTCATTAGGTGCTAAAAGCAACCAGTTTCTAAGATTACTTGATCAAACGGCAATTGTGCGGAGTGCAAGGTGGGCAGGATGA
- a CDS encoding response regulator transcription factor gives MSTVLIVEDSLAQREMIIDLLKATGLTVTYASDGVEALEAIQTAPPDLVVLDIVMPRMNGYEVCRRLKSDPKTQNVPVVMCSSKGEEFDRYWGMKQGADAYIAKPFQPTELVGTVKQLLRG, from the coding sequence ATGAGTACAGTTCTGATTGTGGAAGACAGTCTCGCACAGAGGGAGATGATTATTGACCTCCTGAAAGCCACTGGTTTAACAGTTACTTATGCCAGTGACGGAGTAGAAGCGTTGGAGGCCATTCAAACCGCTCCGCCAGACTTGGTGGTATTGGATATTGTCATGCCACGGATGAACGGCTACGAAGTGTGTCGGCGGTTAAAATCTGACCCAAAAACCCAAAATGTCCCTGTAGTTATGTGTTCTTCTAAAGGCGAAGAATTTGACCGCTACTGGGGAATGAAACAGGGGGCGGATGCTTATATCGCCAAACCGTTTCAACCAACAGAGTTGGTAGGAACAGTCAAACAACTCCTGCGAGGATAA